The genomic segment GAATACCTGCGCATGGCGCGCTCGGTCAATTGCAACGCCAGCCAGGTGATCATCACCACCGGCATTCACCAGTCGCTGGATATCGTAGTCAAACTACTGGGCGAACACGGCGACAGCGCCTGGGTTGAAGATCCTTGTTACTGGGGCACCCGCAGCGTGCTCAACTCGCTCGGCATCAAGCCGGTAGCGATTCCGGTCGACGCCGAAGGCATGCGCATGCGGCTGGCCAATCTGCGGCAACCGCCGCGCTTCATTTGCGCCACGCCCTCGCATCAGTATCCCCTTGGAATGGTGATGAGCCTGTCGCGGCGGCGCATGCTGCTGGAGTATGCGGCGCAGCGCAAAGTCTGGATCATCGAAGACGACTATGACAGCGAATTCCGCTACGGCAGCCGGCCATTGGCGTCTTTGCAGGGCATGGATACCGATGACCGCGTGCTGTACATGGGCACCTTCAGCAAGACCATGTTTCCCAGCTTGCGCATCGGCTTCATGGTGGTGCCCGAATCGCTGGCGAACGCCTTCGCCATCGGCGTTTCCGAGCTGTATCGCGGCAGCCAGGTGTTCATGCAGGCGATCATGGCGGACTTCATGACCGAGGGTCATTTTGCTTCGCACATCCGGCGCATGCGTCTGTTGTATGCGGAACGCCTGCAATTGCTGCAGGCTGCCATCGACCGCCACTTCGGCGACGGCATTACGTTGACCGGCGGCGAAGCCGGCCTGCATCTGGCGCTGGGCCTGCCCGCACAATGCGACGACCTGGCGATCAGCCGCGCCGCACGCGAAGCGGGGATTGTGGCGCGGCCATTGTCACGTTATTACATGAACAGCGAAACCGCTCGCAACGGTCTGTTGCTGGGTTATGCCTGCGTACCGAATGAACAGATTGCACCGGCGTTCGATAAGCTGGCGGCGATTATCAAGGCCCATTGGAAATGAACGCATCACCACTGTTTTGATTGAGGAGATTGCATGAAAAAACTGTTTTTTATCCTTGTCTTGGCGCTCGGTACACAGGCCGTTCCTGCGGCAGCGCAGACATCCCCTTCACGCCTCGATGAGGTCATCAAGTCCGGCAACTTGCGCGTCTGCATGACCGGCGACTACAAGCCATTCAGCTTTTTGAAGGCCGACAATAGTTTCGAAGGAATCGATGTCGACCTCGCCCGCTCGCTGGCCAAGGCGCTCGGCTCGGAAGCCCGTTTTATCAAAACCAGCTGGA from the Collimonas arenae genome contains:
- a CDS encoding PLP-dependent aminotransferase family protein codes for the protein MRIASLTDFLLMRIERGADGTIAKAAAAGTPLNRQIYQAIREAILSQLLPSALQLPSSRDLARELGISRNTVTYAYEQLIAEGYLETRAGSGTYIADTTPDQIPETRLNTPPLTDPSGESELSAHGAQLIQQAGVSDLQWGAFMPGVPDVTLFPNKIWSRLQNKHWRRSRADLLTYGDAGGYLPLREAIAEYLRMARSVNCNASQVIITTGIHQSLDIVVKLLGEHGDSAWVEDPCYWGTRSVLNSLGIKPVAIPVDAEGMRMRLANLRQPPRFICATPSHQYPLGMVMSLSRRRMLLEYAAQRKVWIIEDDYDSEFRYGSRPLASLQGMDTDDRVLYMGTFSKTMFPSLRIGFMVVPESLANAFAIGVSELYRGSQVFMQAIMADFMTEGHFASHIRRMRLLYAERLQLLQAAIDRHFGDGITLTGGEAGLHLALGLPAQCDDLAISRAAREAGIVARPLSRYYMNSETARNGLLLGYACVPNEQIAPAFDKLAAIIKAHWK